In one Burkholderiales bacterium GJ-E10 genomic region, the following are encoded:
- a CDS encoding class-I aminotransferase, whose protein sequence is MTVPPPARAGLGQLARSRLLERLRNPREPARADAPQGAVARPGAEGSHPTAAAGGTAKAIPDAFCRFDTHPAYERLLVSQTAARRFGIANPFFRVHEGAAGATTRIDGREYVNFSSYDYLGLNGDPRIAHAVHEAVARYGTSASASRLVAGERPIQRELEQALADFYRTEACVAFVSGHATNVSTLATLFGPKDLIVHDALAHNSIVEGAKLSGAHRRGFAHNDWRALDALLAEIRGSHERVLIVIEGLYSMDGDTPDLARFIEIKRRHKAFLMVDEAHALGTLGATGRGIAEHCAEHVPDVDIWMGTLSKTLASCGGYIAGSHALVELLKYAAPGFVYSVGLPPAQAAAALTALRILQEEPERVERLQENGRMFLDEARAHGIDTGLAEGHAIAAAIIGSSLQATKLSNSLFQHGINVQPIIHPAVEEKAARLRYFLSAAHTPEQLRGAVQALARIL, encoded by the coding sequence ATGACCGTGCCGCCGCCCGCCCGCGCCGGCCTGGGCCAGCTCGCCCGCAGCCGCCTGCTCGAGCGCCTGCGCAACCCGCGCGAGCCCGCCCGCGCCGACGCCCCGCAAGGGGCCGTTGCCCGCCCCGGCGCCGAGGGTTCGCACCCGACCGCGGCCGCCGGCGGCACCGCCAAAGCCATCCCCGACGCCTTCTGCCGCTTCGACACCCACCCCGCCTACGAGCGCCTGCTGGTGTCGCAGACCGCCGCCCGGCGCTTCGGCATCGCCAACCCGTTTTTCCGGGTGCACGAGGGGGCGGCCGGCGCCACCACGCGCATCGACGGGCGCGAGTACGTCAATTTTTCCAGCTACGACTACCTGGGCCTGAACGGCGACCCGCGCATCGCGCACGCCGTGCACGAGGCCGTCGCGCGCTACGGCACCTCGGCCTCGGCGAGCCGCCTGGTGGCGGGCGAGCGGCCGATCCAGCGCGAACTCGAACAAGCGCTGGCCGACTTCTACCGCACCGAAGCCTGCGTCGCCTTCGTGAGCGGCCACGCGACCAACGTCAGCACCCTCGCCACGCTCTTCGGGCCGAAAGACCTGATCGTCCACGACGCGCTGGCGCACAACAGCATCGTCGAGGGCGCGAAGCTCTCGGGCGCGCACCGCCGCGGCTTCGCGCACAACGACTGGCGCGCGCTCGACGCCCTGCTCGCCGAAATCCGCGGCAGCCACGAGCGCGTGCTGATCGTCATCGAGGGGCTCTACAGCATGGACGGCGACACCCCCGATCTCGCCCGCTTCATCGAGATCAAGCGCCGCCACAAAGCCTTTCTGATGGTCGACGAAGCCCACGCGCTGGGAACGCTGGGCGCCACCGGCCGCGGCATCGCGGAACACTGCGCGGAACACGTCCCCGACGTCGACATCTGGATGGGCACGCTCTCCAAGACCCTGGCGAGCTGCGGCGGCTACATCGCCGGCAGCCACGCCCTGGTCGAACTGCTCAAGTATGCCGCCCCCGGCTTCGTCTACAGCGTGGGCCTGCCGCCGGCGCAGGCCGCCGCCGCGCTCACCGCCCTGCGCATCCTGCAGGAAGAGCCCGAGCGCGTGGAACGCCTGCAGGAAAACGGCCGGATGTTCCTCGACGAAGCCCGCGCCCACGGCATCGACACCGGCCTGGCCGAGGGCCACGCCATCGCCGCGGCGATCATCGGCTCGTCACTCCAGGCGACGAAGCTGTCGAATTCGCTGTTCCAACACGGGATCAACGTGCAGCCCATCATCCACCCGGCGGTGGAGGAAAAAGCCGCGCGCTTGCGGTATTTTCTCAGTGCCGCGCACACCCCCGAGCAACTGCGGGGGGCGGTGCAGGCCCTCGCCCGAATTCTCTGA
- a CDS encoding lipopolysaccharide biosynthesis — protein sequence MFTSLKTFLQGLSRLFWIVVIIPTALSALYFGLIASDVYISQSKFIIYNPRSPATSTGGLSTLLSGAGFSSGAYGVYAAHDYILSRDALNDLQKSLHVETMYTGHGIDWINRFGGLLYFRKTFEEFFKYYTSRMVGVDVDPNSNISTLTVNAFTPADAKEINAQLLGQAQQLIDRLNARADAQGVAFYTKEVQQHEHDVVAAAVAMAHYRNRHRVFNPAPQSALQLQLVAKLQDKLIQQEMALAQMTLDTPRNPQIPLLKKSIAELRGEIETESANVAGAPNSLASKSVPYERLMLDQTFAEKKLAAAISALEQARIQAQKQQLFIETVVTPNLPDDALEPKRGRGVLATLVVGLMLWGVFSVIFAGVREHHDR from the coding sequence GTGTTCACCTCCCTCAAAACCTTCCTGCAAGGACTCAGCCGTCTGTTCTGGATCGTGGTCATCATCCCGACCGCCCTGTCGGCGCTCTACTTCGGCCTGATCGCCAGCGACGTCTACATCTCGCAATCCAAGTTCATCATCTACAACCCGCGCTCGCCCGCCACCAGCACCGGCGGCCTCTCCACCCTGCTGTCGGGCGCCGGGTTTTCTTCCGGCGCCTACGGCGTGTACGCCGCGCACGACTACATCCTGTCGCGCGATGCGCTCAACGACCTGCAGAAGTCGCTCCACGTGGAAACGATGTACACCGGCCACGGCATCGACTGGATCAACCGCTTCGGCGGCCTGCTCTACTTCCGCAAGACCTTCGAGGAATTCTTCAAGTACTACACCAGCCGCATGGTGGGCGTGGACGTCGACCCGAACTCGAACATCTCGACCCTCACCGTCAACGCCTTCACGCCTGCCGACGCCAAGGAAATCAACGCCCAGCTGCTCGGCCAGGCGCAGCAGCTCATCGACCGCCTCAACGCCCGCGCCGACGCCCAGGGCGTGGCGTTCTATACCAAGGAAGTGCAGCAGCACGAACACGACGTGGTCGCCGCCGCGGTGGCGATGGCGCACTACCGCAACCGGCACCGGGTCTTCAACCCGGCGCCGCAGTCGGCGCTGCAACTGCAGCTGGTCGCCAAGCTGCAGGACAAGCTGATCCAGCAGGAAATGGCGCTGGCGCAGATGACCCTCGACACCCCGCGCAACCCGCAGATTCCGCTGCTCAAGAAATCCATCGCCGAGCTTCGTGGCGAAATCGAGACCGAAAGCGCCAACGTGGCCGGAGCGCCCAACTCCTTGGCGAGCAAGTCGGTGCCCTATGAGCGCCTGATGCTCGATCAGACCTTTGCGGAGAAGAAGCTCGCGGCGGCGATCAGTGCGCTGGAGCAGGCGCGGATTCAGGCGCAGAAGCAGCAGCTGTTCATCGAGACGGTGGTGACACCGAATCTGCCGGATGATGCGTTGGAGCCGAAACGAGGGCGCGGGGTGCTGGCGACCCTGGTCGTTGGCTTAATGCTCTGGGGCGTGTTCAGTGTGATCTTCGCAGGGGTGCGGGAACATCATGACCGTTGA
- a CDS encoding mannose-1-phosphate guanylyltransferase/mannose-6-phosphate isomerase, with protein sequence MTLIPVILSGGAGSRLWPVSRESHPKPFIRLPDGQSLLQKTFLRAIALPGVQEVLTVTNREFLFKTEDDYREIDTAGAIAGTYVLEPFGRNTAAAVAAAALALAERDPAAMMLVLPADHLIADQAAFAEAVARAVALAGQGLLVTFGIEPTAPETGFGYIEAEGAGSTKVKRFVEKPDAATARRFLETGGFTWNSGMFCFTAATLIGEMERHCPDILAAVGASLQRGRRAEGASYRQIELDAAAFAQTREDSIDYAVMEKSERVAVVPCNLGWSDIGSWTALGDLLPADPDGNRVDGEALFHDARDCSIHAGERVVAAVGVDGLIVVDTTDALLVVAKDRVQDVKQIYSRLKAQGHGTYREHRIGHRPWGTYSVLEEGERFKIKRIVVKPGHSLSLQMHHHRSEHWVVVSGTAKIVNGNEERFVRTNESTYIPACTPHRLLNPGVTELVLIEVQSGEYLGEDDIVRFEDRYGRVPEAVPAPAA encoded by the coding sequence ATGACCCTGATTCCCGTCATCCTGTCCGGCGGCGCCGGTTCGCGGCTCTGGCCGGTATCGCGCGAAAGCCATCCCAAGCCCTTCATTCGCCTCCCCGACGGCCAAAGCCTGCTGCAGAAGACGTTCCTGCGCGCCATCGCCCTGCCCGGCGTGCAGGAAGTGCTCACGGTGACCAACCGCGAATTCCTGTTCAAGACCGAAGACGACTACCGCGAAATCGATACCGCGGGCGCCATCGCCGGCACCTACGTGCTCGAGCCCTTCGGCCGCAATACCGCGGCGGCCGTCGCCGCGGCCGCGCTGGCGCTGGCCGAGCGCGACCCCGCCGCGATGATGCTGGTCTTGCCCGCCGACCACCTGATCGCCGACCAGGCCGCCTTCGCCGAGGCCGTCGCCCGCGCGGTCGCGCTCGCCGGGCAAGGCTTGCTGGTGACCTTCGGCATCGAGCCCACCGCCCCCGAAACCGGCTTCGGCTACATTGAAGCCGAGGGTGCCGGGAGTACCAAGGTCAAGCGCTTCGTCGAAAAACCCGATGCCGCCACCGCCCGCCGCTTCCTCGAGACCGGCGGCTTCACCTGGAATTCCGGCATGTTCTGCTTCACCGCCGCGACCCTGATCGGCGAGATGGAGCGGCATTGCCCCGACATCCTTGCCGCCGTCGGCGCCAGCCTGCAGCGCGGACGCCGAGCCGAGGGAGCCAGCTACCGCCAGATCGAACTCGACGCCGCCGCCTTCGCCCAAACCCGCGAAGACTCGATCGACTACGCCGTGATGGAAAAATCCGAGCGCGTCGCCGTCGTGCCCTGCAACCTGGGCTGGAGCGACATCGGCTCCTGGACCGCGCTGGGCGACCTGCTGCCGGCCGACCCCGACGGCAACCGCGTTGACGGCGAAGCGCTGTTCCACGACGCGCGCGACTGCTCGATCCACGCCGGCGAACGCGTGGTCGCCGCCGTCGGCGTCGACGGCCTGATCGTCGTCGACACCACCGACGCGCTGCTCGTCGTCGCCAAGGACCGGGTGCAGGACGTCAAGCAGATCTACTCCCGTCTCAAAGCGCAAGGCCACGGCACCTACCGCGAGCACCGCATCGGCCATCGCCCCTGGGGCACCTACTCGGTGCTGGAGGAAGGCGAACGCTTCAAGATCAAGCGCATCGTGGTCAAGCCCGGCCACAGCCTCTCGCTGCAGATGCACCACCACCGCAGCGAACACTGGGTGGTGGTTTCCGGCACCGCCAAGATCGTCAACGGCAACGAAGAGCGCTTCGTCCGCACCAACGAGTCGACCTACATCCCCGCCTGCACCCCGCACCGCCTGCTCAACCCCGGCGTCACCGAGCTGGTGCTGATCGAAGTGCAGAGCGGCGAATACCTGGGTGAAGACGACATCGTCCGCTTCGAGGACCGCTACGGGCGGGTACCCGAAGCGGTGCCGGCGCCGGCGGCCTGA